A single window of Solanum dulcamara chromosome 5, daSolDulc1.2, whole genome shotgun sequence DNA harbors:
- the LOC129888680 gene encoding AT-hook motif nuclear-localized protein 5-like: MDGREGMVLSGGAAYYLNRGINGSSSSVGGGSGAPTGLPTPPSYKSLSNPNISVQSNVGGGGTLSSTYQVVENPSPHFPHGINMSVASSVSPGSDPVKKKRGRPRKYGPDGSKMSLGLSPLSSTPSTGSITPGPKRAKGRPPGSGWKQQLAPLGEWMNASAGLAFTPHVIHINVGEDVAAKLLAFAEQRPRALCVLSASGALSAVTLRPPASSGSTVTYEGRFEILCLSGSYLVSESGGPRDRTGGISVSVSSPDGHVLGGAVGGRLIAASPVQVVVCSFVYGPKVKSKQETSTKGGEEESAEKSSIPGNATLSQDPTSNSATGVWPPISRPELRNSQPEIDLTRG; the protein is encoded by the exons ATGGATGGAAGGGAAGGGATGGTGCTATCTGGCGGTGCTGCTTATTATCTCAACAGAGGGATTAATGGGTCTAGTTCTAGTGTGGGTGGTGGGTCTGGGGCACCTACAGGGTTACCTACCCCACCTAGTTATAAGTCCCTCTCAAACCCCAACATTTCAGTTCAGTCCAATGTAGGGGGTGGAGGTACTTTGAGTTCTACATACCAAGTTGTTGAGAACCCTTCACCTCATTTTCCTCATGGCATTAATATGAGTGTGGCTTCTAGTGTTTCACCTGGTAGTGATCCAGTGAAAAAGAAGAGAGGAAGGCCAAGGAAATATGGTCCTGATGGGTCCAAAATGTCATTAGGACTGTCACCCTTGTCCTCTACTCCTTCAACTGGCTCAATTACTCCTGGGCCAAAGCGGGCCAAGGGACGGCCTCCTGGAAGTGGATGGAAGCAACAATTGGCTCCACTTG GTGAATGGATGAATGCTTCAGCAGGATTGGCTTTTACCCCTCATGTTATACACATCAATGTAGGAGAG GATGTTGCGGCGAAATTACTTGCGTTTGCAGAACAGAGGCCTAGGGCTTTATGTGTCTTATCAGCTAGCGGGGCACTTTCTGCTGTAACATTACGGCCTCCTGCAAGTTCTGGTTCGACTGTCACCTATGAG GGTCGTTTTGAGATACTTTGCTTGTCTGGTTCGTACTTGGTCTCTGAAAGTGGTGGCCCACGTGATCGCACGGGTGGTATAAGTGTCTCAGTTAGTAGCCCTGATGGGCATGTACTCGGGGGTGCCGTTGGTGGTAGGCTCATTGCAGCCAGCCCTGTACAG GTGGTTGTATGCAGCTTTGTATATGGTCCAAAGGTAAAGAGCAAACAAGAAACTAGTACCAAAGGCGGTGAGGAAGAGTCTGCTGAAAAGTCGTCTATACCGGGTAATGCTACTCTGAGTCAAGATCCAACTTCAAATTCAGCAACTGGCGTTTGGCCTCCGATTTCAAGGCCTGAACTAAGAAATTCCCAGCCCGAGATTGACCTGACACGTGGATGA
- the LOC129888681 gene encoding FT-interacting protein 3: MILNNLKLGVEVVGAHNLLPKDGQGSSSSFVELYFDGQRFRTTIKEKDLSPLWNETFYFNISDPSNLHMLALDAYVYNNIRVTQSRSFLGKITISGTSFVPYSDAVVLHYPLEKRSIFSHVRGELGLKVYVIDDPSIKSSTPISAANDTQLHGHSAQTPAPKIPRSEVRHTFHHLPNPNHPQQQQQQQQQQQAPAVSVPHQGARYMSDEMKVPEPQPPPQLVRMHSATMAQPVDYALKETSPFLGGGRVVGGRVIRTDRMSGCTYDLVEKMHFLFVRVVKARELPAMDITGSVDPYVEVRIGNYKGITKHIEKNQNPMWNVVFAFSRERMQASVLEVVVKDKDLVKDDFVGLCRFDLNEVPMRVPPDSPLAPEWYRLADKKGEKIKGELMLAVWIGTQADEAYPDAWHSDAALSVDTAASTLIRSKVYHAPRLWYVRVNVVEAQDLVPTDKTRFPNTYVKAQIGNQVLKTKPVQARTFNPLWNEDLLFVAAEPFEDNLVLTVEDHVAPGKDEIIGRVIIPLSMVEKRADDRMIHSRWFNLEKPVAVDIDQLKKEKFSSRLHLRVCLDGGYHVLDESTHYSSDLRPTAKQLWRPPIGVLELGVLNAVGLHPMKTRDGKGTSDTYCVAKYGHKWIRTRTIVDNLCPKYNEQYTWEVFDPATVLTVGVFDSSQLGEKGSNGTKDLKVGKVRIRISTLETGRVYTHSYPLLVLHPTGVKKMGELHLAIRFTCTSFANMLYKYSRPLLPKMHYVRPFTVMQLDMLRHQAVNIVAMRLGRAEPPLKKEVVEYMSDVDSHLWSMRRSKANFFRLMSIFTGLFAAGKWFGDICMWKNPITTVLVHVLFLMLVSFPELILPTVFLYMFLIGVWNYRYRPRYPPHMNTKLSQAESVHPDELDEEFDTFPTSRSPELVRMRYDRLRSVAGRIQTVVGDVATQGERLQSLLSWRDPRATALFVTFCLVAALVMYVTPFQVIAALIGIYMMRHPRFRHRLPSVPVNFFRRLPARTDSML, encoded by the coding sequence ATGATCTTAAACAATCTGAAGTTAGGTGTTGAAGTTGTGGGTGCACATAACCTTTTGCCGAAAGATGGTCAAGGTTCATCGAGTTCTTTTGTGGAACTTTACTTTGATGGTCAGAGGTTCCGCACTACCATCAAGGAAAAAGATCTGAGTCCTTTGTGGAACGAAACGTTCTACTTCAACATCTCTGACCCTTCCAACCTCCATATGCTCGCTCTTGACGCCTATGTCTATAACAATATTCGAGTTACTCAGTCCAGGTCCTTTCTTGGAAAAATTACTATTAGTGGGACTTCCTTTGTACCTTATTCGGATGCTGTTGTCTTGCATTATCCTCTTGAGAAGCGCAGTATCTTCTCACATGTGAGGGGAGAACTTGGTCTTAAAGTGTATGTTATTGATGATCCGTCCATAAAATCATCTACCCCTATTTCCGCAGCCAATGATACTCAGCTTCACGGCCATTCAGCTCAAACTCCAGCTCCCAAAATTCCTAGATCTGAAGTGAGACACACCTTCCATCATCTTCCCAATCCAAATCACccacagcagcagcagcaacagcaacagcaacaacaagcTCCCGCTGTTTCCGTGCCTCATCAAGGAGCAAGATACATGAGTGATGAAATGAAGGTTCCAGAACCACAGCCTCCACCACAGCTTGTTCGGATGCATTCTGCCACAATGGCGCAACCTGTTGATTATGCACTTAAGGAAACAAGCCCATTCCTTGGAGGGGGTCGAGTTGTGGGTGGTCGTGTTATTCGTACTGACAGGATGTCTGGTTGTACTTATGATCTCGTTGAGAAGATGCACTTCCTTTTTGTTAGAGTTGTTAAGGCTCGTGAGCTTCCTGCAATGGATATTACAGGGAGTGTGGATCCTTATGTTGAGGTTAGGATTGGGAATTACAAAGGAATTACAAAGCACATTGAGAAAAATCAAAATCCTATGTGGAATGTAGTATTTGCCTTTTCTCGGGAGAGGATGCAGGCGTCTGTGCTTGAAGTTGTTGTCAAGGACAAGGATCTTGTCAAAGATGATTTTGTAGGCTTGTGTAGATTTGATCTCAATGAAGTCCCGATGCGTGTGCCACCGGATAGTCCTCTAGCTCCAGAGTGGTACCGGCTTGCAGATAAGAAAGGAGAGAAGATAAAGGGGGAGCTCATGCTTGCTGTCTGGATCGGTACTCAAGCAGACGAAGCCTATCCTGATGCATGGCATTCTGATGCAGCTCTATCCGTTGACACAGCTGCATCCACTCTTATACGCTCAAAAGTCTATCATGCACCCCGGTTATGGTATGTCCGTGTTAATGTTGTTGAGGCACAAGACTTGGTTCCGACGGACAAAACTCGTTTCCCCAACACTTATGTGAAAGCACAAATAGGAAACCAAGTTTTGAAAACTAAGCCAGTTCAGGCTCGAACGTTCAATCCTCTTTGGAATGAGGATCTCTTGTTTGTTGCTGCAGAGCCATTTGAAGACAACCTTGTCCTCACGGTAGAGGATCATGTGGCTCCAGGGAAAGACGAGATCATTGGGAGGGTCATCATCCCTTTAAGCATGGTAGAGAAGCGTGCTGACGATAGAATGATCCATTCTCGTTGGTTTAACCTGGAAAAGCCGGTGGCTGTGGATATTGATCAACTTAAGAAGGAGAAATTCTCGAGCAGACTTCATCTTCGAGTCTGTCTTGATGGAGGCTATCATGTCCTTGACGAATCCACTCATTACAGTAGTGATCTTCGCCCAACTGCAAAGCAACTGTGGAGGCCACCAATTGGGGTTCTTGAACTCGGAGTCTTAAATGCTGTGGGACTTCATCCTATGAAAACACGAGACGGAAAGGGGACATCAGATACTTATTGTGTGGCAAAATATGGTCATAAATGGATTCGAACTCGAACAATTGTTGATAACCTCTGCCCAAAGTACAATGAGCAGTACACGTGGGAGGTCTTTGATCCAGCTACAGTTCTCACAGTTGGTGTGTTCGACAGCAGTCAACTCGGAGAAAAAGGTTCAAATGGTACTAAAGACCTCAAGGTTGGAAAGGTAAGAATTCGTATCTCAACACTTGAAACAGGCAGAGTTTACACACATTCATATCCGTTGCTTGTCCTTCATCCCACTGGTGTTAAGAAGATGGGAGAGTTGCATTTGGCTATACGTTTTACGTGCACATCATTCGCTAACATGCTTTACAAATACTCGCGTCCTCTTTTGCCAAAAATGCATTATGTAAGGCCTTTCACTGTGATGCAACTTGACATGCTCAGACACCAAGCAGTCAACATAGTGGCAATGAGGTTGGGACGAGCAGAACCCCCACTGAAGAAGGAGGTGGTGGAGTACATGTCTGATGTAGACTCACACCTATGGAGCATGAGACGTAGCAAGGCAAATTTTTTCCGCCTGATGTCAATTTTCACGGGATTATTTGCAGCAGGGAAATGGTTCGGAGATATCTGCATGTGGAAAAACCCAATCACAACAGTCCTCGTGCACGTTCTCTTCCTTATGCTCGTGTCATTTCCCGAGCTTATTTTACCAACTGTTTTCCTTTACATGTTTCTAATAGGAGTGTGGAATTATCGTTACCGGCCTAGGTACCCTCCTCACATGAACACAAAGTTATCACAAGCTGAGTCAGTGCACCCCGACGAGCTTGATGAAGAGTTTGACACGTTCCCAACTAGTCGTAGCCCTGAATTGGTGAGAATGAGGTATGATCGTCTAAGGAGTGTGGCTGGACGGATTCAAACAGTTGTTGGTGATGTTGCAACACAAGGCGAGCGCCTCCAGTCACTGCTGAGCTGGCGTGATCCCCGTGCCACAGCCCTGTTTGTCACATTTTGCCTTGTTGCTGCTCTGGTCATGTATGTGACACCATTTCAGGTAATTGCTGCCCTGATAGGCATTTACATGATGAGACATCCGAGATTTCGCCATAGGTTGCCTTCTGTGCCTGTCAATTTCTTCCGCCGGCTGCCTGCTAGGACAGATAGTATGTTGTAG